TTCATTTTACCTGATCTGCCAATGCGGTGCAGGTAGGTCTCTGCATTTTTTGGGAAGTCAAAGTTGATGACCACATTTACTGCCTGAATATCAATTCCCCGAGTGAATAGATCTACAAGAAAATATGCATATTAATCAACCTACATTGAAcattaataatttaaatatccattttaaaatacagaacTCCCTTAACCTACCTGTGCAGACCAAGTTTCTGCACAATCCATTCCTGAAGTCGTGGAACACACGGTTCCTGTATTCCTGCATCATCTTTGCATGAATGTAGAAGCATGAATAACCCAGTTGGGTGATTTTCTTGGCCAGAAGCTCAACTCTCTGGGTGGAGTTACAGAAGATGATAGATTGGTTGATCTGAAgctgtaacagaaataaatagattCATGATTATTGATGACTGAAGGAATAACTATGCTCCCTGTGTATCCTATGGGTCTACCTGAGCTACTGTTAAATCTAGGGTGGAAAAACTGCAGCTTGCTAGCTGTatgcagcttcttctttttttgcctGTATACAGGGTATACATTTGGGTCTTGTTTTCTTATCCAATTGTCTTTATTCGATTTTGAAGCAAATTGTATTTATATCCTATGCAAATCATTGCCCTAATATGAGAGCCAAATCTCTTGAATTACTTTAACAAAACTGCACATTTCAGAGGACGATTCACAAACCGTATGACtaaaacaagtttgtttttatattttgcaaGTAGGAGTTAGCGATATGGATAAAATCACAATTTATGTTAATTCTATATTGAGTTATCAGTATACATATAACAATATAGTacattttctgtaaaaaaaaaaaaaaacaattgttaaaccattaatgaataaaataagtCAAAACTTGTAACCTGAGAGGGCAGAGTAACACTGTTTTGTAGCCTGGTATCAAGTTCCACTCAAACTTTCTTTTAAGAATCTTTCCATCCAACTGTTAAGCTTGAACACTCACCCTAGAAAAGAGTGTGTTGAGGCAGTGGACCTTCTGTCTTTCAGTCACGTAGGCATAGTACTGAGTAATGCCCTTCAAGGTCAGTTCTTCCATCAAGTTGATCTCATAAGGCTTCTTCAGGTGTTTGTTCTGGAAAAgacattaacagtgtattacAAAACAAGATTAGTGAATTTTTACCTCTTCAGAGAAGTAAATTGCTGTTTAAGTTCTCACCATAAATTTTTGCACACTGATTGGGAAAGTGGCAGAGTAAAGCAGGATCTGACGGTCCTTTGGCATGAAGCTGATTATATCTTCAATCAGGACCACAAAGTCCTGGGACAGCAGTTTATCTGCCTGAATTAAGAGATATTTAAAGAAAGCCCATTTAGAAATCCAGTCCACAGTATTGAAAAAAGAATTCAGATATTAAAAAAAGAGCCAAACCTACCTCATCCATCACAATCAGTTGGGCCTTATCCATTTTCGCCACACCCTTCTTGATCAGGTCTAGTATCCTGCCTGGTGTAGCAATCACTACATGCACTAGGGTAGGAGGCACAAACAGCACATCACAACCACTTCTGAGAACAGCTGCACAAAGGACATTGCTAAACTAAGGTCACTAGAAGAGTTTGTCATTCAGCAGAAAATTTGAGTAGTGTctgtatggaaaaaaaaaaatctttggtaAAATTATATAgcaaaactttaatttaaagaaaataattcaaaaacaaaaaaggcacgAGTTGGTGAGATGAGTCGGTGTGCAAATCAGTCATGGCTTCAGAGTGACAAGATAATCATCACATTAAACACTGGGCAGTAGCTTCTAGGAAAGAATTGCGTATCTACAATCTTATGGAAAAATCTTAAATAGTAAGGGAACGAGTACCTGTCTCATCAAGACGCATGATGTCATCCCTCAAGTTGGTGCCACCCGTGGTAGCCATGACCTTAACCCCTCCTAGGTGCTTACTGAGCTGAATGCTGATCTGGCTCACTTGCAGGGCCAACTCTCTTGTTGGCACCATAACTATGGCTTTATTGAGACAAAAATGGGAAGGGCTGATGAAATGCCAGGGTTGGTGAGACGTATagagaaaattaaataaaagtaatgcttacaaattattctttttttgacCAAAAACTGTTCAccaaccatagaaataaaatacgTATGGGGTAGAATAGTGCAGCGATCAGAGACTTTTCCATATGCTCCAGAGATTGtggaccaaaaaaaataaatctgtctCAGATGTGCTTTACTCTTGTTAAGGCAGACATGCTTTGGTTACGTCTTGGGATTACATATCTTGAGACATctgaaattatttatttgtggAAAGCAGCTAAAtctgctgctttaaaaaaaaaaaactatacccAGGTTTTTAAAATCTGCTTCACTTTAAAACTGGGTTAGTTAATATTACAAAAAATTCACTATAAATTTCATACACAATATGTCTTCATTAGATGTTTGTTTCACACTAAGTGTTTCAAACTGTTCATCAGATGGAGGCTGCAAAAACTCACCCTGTATGTGATCCTTCTTCAGGTCTATCCTCTCCAGGAGAGGGATGAGGTAGGCTCCACTTTTTCCCGTGCCATTCTTGGCCCGAGCCAAAATATCTCTGCCTGACAAAGCGATAGGGATGCT
This window of the Perca flavescens isolate YP-PL-M2 chromosome 6, PFLA_1.0, whole genome shotgun sequence genome carries:
- the ddx61 gene encoding probable ATP-dependent RNA helicase ddx6 produces the protein MATARTANPAQMIGLNKPANGQLRGQAALLAAAQQSSALQKRTSIPQSSGGIKFGDDWKKCLELPPKDTRMRTADVTSTKGNEFEDYCLKRELLMGIFEMGWEKPSPVQEESIPIALSGRDILARAKNGTGKSGAYLIPLLERIDLKKDHIQAIVMVPTRELALQVSQISIQLSKHLGGVKVMATTGGTNLRDDIMRLDETVHVVIATPGRILDLIKKGVAKMDKAQLIVMDEADKLLSQDFVVLIEDIISFMPKDRQILLYSATFPISVQKFMNKHLKKPYEINLMEELTLKGITQYYAYVTERQKVHCLNTLFSRLQINQSIIFCNSTQRVELLAKKITQLGYSCFYIHAKMMQEYRNRVFHDFRNGLCRNLVCTDLFTRGIDIQAVNVVINFDFPKNAETYLHRIGRSGRFGHLGLAINLITSEDRYNLKNIEDQLVTDIKPIPSSIDKSLYVAEFHSVDPDDDDDENDYDDHGGAKNKELGGI